From Arcticibacter tournemirensis, one genomic window encodes:
- a CDS encoding NUDIX hydrolase, translating into MEPELPKFESVFSIDCVIFGFEDGVLKILLIERNDPPFKDWWALPGYFVDRDESIEEAAKRILYTFTGLRDIFLEQFYTFGDVDRHPQGRLITVAYYAMIQLNGKKDLKPTSPFVKKAFWHPVSDLPKLAFDHTQIFEKSLQKIKRKITYRPIAFELLPEKFTLTQLQNLYEAILNKKLDKRNFRKKMLNYGILKELDEKQQGVSYRAATYYKFDRRKYNKLFQKELSFIKE; encoded by the coding sequence TTGGAACCAGAACTGCCTAAATTTGAATCGGTCTTCTCGATAGACTGTGTAATCTTCGGTTTCGAGGATGGCGTGCTTAAAATTCTTTTAATCGAGCGGAACGATCCGCCTTTTAAAGATTGGTGGGCTTTGCCCGGATATTTCGTTGACCGCGACGAAAGTATTGAAGAAGCGGCAAAGCGGATACTTTACACCTTCACCGGTTTAAGAGATATATTCCTGGAGCAGTTTTATACCTTCGGCGATGTAGACAGGCATCCGCAAGGACGGCTCATAACGGTAGCCTACTATGCAATGATACAACTTAACGGAAAGAAGGATTTAAAGCCCACTTCTCCATTCGTAAAAAAAGCATTCTGGCATCCGGTATCCGATTTACCTAAGCTTGCTTTTGATCATACCCAGATTTTTGAGAAAAGCCTTCAGAAAATTAAAAGGAAGATCACCTACCGGCCGATAGCGTTCGAGCTTCTGCCCGAAAAGTTTACCCTTACCCAGCTTCAAAACTTATACGAAGCAATTCTCAACAAAAAGCTGGACAAAAGGAATTTTCGTAAGAAGATGCTTAACTATGGGATCTTAAAAGAGCTTGATGAAAAGCAGCAGGGTGTTTCGTATCGTGCTGCTACCTATTATAAATTCGACAGGCGTAAGTATAATAAATTATTTCAGAAGGAACTTTCCTTTATTAAGGAGTAA
- the pfkA gene encoding 6-phosphofructokinase gives MASIKKIGVFTSGGDAPGMNACVRAVVRTGIYLGKQVVGIHQGYQGMIDKKFINMDARSVRNIIQLGGTVLKTARCAEFRTPEGREKAYKNLVEEGIDALVPIGGDGTFTGAEFLSREFGIPVICVPGTIDNDLYGSDFTLGYDTATNTVIEAIDKIRDTAASHDRLFFVEVMGRDSGCIALHAGVAGGAEAILLPEKETAIDDLIVKLEEGALSKKSSCIVIIAEGDKNGGAYNVAKRVKEKFDFYDIKVTILGHLQRGGTPSSFDRVLGSRMGYAAVKALIAGETRKMVGLKGNMIQLTDLEEAIHNHSFKLEEDLLEMATILSI, from the coding sequence ATGGCCAGTATAAAAAAGATCGGTGTTTTTACTTCAGGGGGAGACGCACCAGGCATGAATGCTTGTGTTCGTGCAGTTGTACGTACCGGCATTTATCTTGGAAAACAAGTAGTTGGTATACATCAGGGCTACCAGGGGATGATTGATAAGAAGTTCATTAACATGGACGCCCGCTCGGTAAGGAATATTATTCAATTAGGAGGAACAGTACTTAAAACAGCCAGATGCGCAGAATTCAGAACTCCTGAAGGCCGCGAGAAGGCATATAAAAATCTCGTTGAAGAAGGGATTGATGCTCTTGTACCAATCGGTGGTGATGGAACGTTCACAGGGGCTGAGTTTCTTTCGAGAGAGTTCGGTATTCCTGTAATTTGTGTTCCGGGAACGATTGATAACGACCTTTATGGTTCGGACTTCACTCTTGGCTACGACACTGCTACCAATACAGTAATTGAGGCTATCGACAAAATCAGGGATACAGCAGCGTCACACGACAGGCTTTTCTTTGTTGAAGTTATGGGCCGCGATTCAGGATGTATCGCTCTGCATGCCGGTGTTGCCGGAGGAGCAGAAGCTATTCTTCTTCCTGAAAAAGAAACGGCTATTGACGACCTTATCGTTAAACTCGAAGAAGGAGCATTGAGTAAAAAGAGTTCCTGCATTGTTATTATTGCAGAGGGTGATAAAAACGGCGGCGCTTATAATGTGGCTAAACGAGTGAAGGAGAAGTTTGATTTTTACGATATTAAAGTAACTATCCTCGGACACCTTCAACGCGGCGGTACACCAAGCAGCTTTGACCGGGTGCTGGGTAGCCGTATGGGTTATGCTGCAGTAAAAGCTTTAATTGCCGGTGAAACAAGGAAAATGGTTGGCTTAAAAGGTAACATGATCCAGCTAACCGACCTTGAAGAAGCAATTCATAATCACTCCTTCAAGCTGGAAGAAGACTTATTAGAAATGGCTACGATATTGTCTATTTAG
- the gap gene encoding type I glyceraldehyde-3-phosphate dehydrogenase: MKVGINGFGRIGRLAFRAAVDRSDIEIVGINDLVEPEYMAYMLKYDSTHGRFNGTVEAKDGNLIVNGKTIRVTAEKDPANLKWNEVGAEVIIESTGLFLTQESAGKHIQAGAKKVVMSAPAKDDTPTFVMGVNHKELKADQAIVSNASCTTNCLAPIAKVLNDKFGIIEGLMSTIHAVTATQKTVDGPSAKDWRGGRGAYQNIIPSSTGAAKAVALVIPALKGKLTGMSFRVPVPDVSVVDLTVRLEKAASYADVKAAMKEASEGELKGILGYTEDDVVSQDFLTDARTSIFDAKAGIALNDNFVKVVSWYDNEWGYSNKLIDLVQLIGTL, translated from the coding sequence ATGAAAGTAGGAATTAACGGATTCGGCCGCATTGGTCGCCTGGCATTCAGAGCTGCTGTTGACCGCAGCGATATTGAAATTGTAGGAATTAATGATCTTGTTGAGCCAGAATATATGGCTTACATGCTTAAATACGACTCGACTCATGGTCGATTCAATGGAACTGTTGAAGCAAAAGATGGCAACCTGATTGTAAACGGCAAAACTATCCGCGTTACTGCAGAAAAAGATCCTGCAAACCTTAAATGGAATGAAGTAGGTGCTGAAGTTATTATTGAATCAACTGGTTTATTCTTAACCCAGGAATCAGCAGGAAAACACATCCAGGCTGGTGCTAAGAAAGTAGTTATGTCTGCTCCAGCAAAGGACGATACCCCTACTTTTGTAATGGGCGTAAATCACAAAGAACTGAAAGCTGACCAGGCTATCGTTTCAAACGCTTCTTGTACAACAAACTGCCTTGCTCCTATCGCTAAGGTATTAAACGATAAGTTTGGTATTATCGAAGGCTTAATGAGTACTATTCACGCTGTAACTGCAACTCAGAAAACAGTTGACGGTCCTTCAGCGAAAGACTGGAGAGGCGGACGTGGTGCTTATCAGAACATCATCCCTTCATCAACTGGTGCTGCTAAAGCTGTGGCTCTGGTAATTCCAGCCCTTAAAGGCAAACTTACAGGGATGTCTTTCCGCGTACCTGTTCCTGATGTATCAGTTGTAGATTTAACTGTACGTCTTGAAAAAGCAGCTTCTTATGCAGATGTTAAAGCAGCAATGAAAGAAGCTTCTGAAGGCGAATTAAAAGGCATTTTAGGATATACTGAAGATGACGTAGTATCTCAGGATTTCTTAACTGATGCACGTACTTCTATTTTTGATGCTAAAGCTGGTATCGCACTGAACGATAACTTTGTAAAAGTTGTATCATGGTACGATAACGAATGGGGATACTCTAACAAGTTAATCGACCTTGTTCAATTGATCGGAACACTATAA
- the glgB gene encoding 1,4-alpha-glucan branching protein GlgB, which produces MKSRKKSSDTSLQNNVRSYSRLTDYDIHLFKAGKHYKLYEKLGSHVVEPDGDRTGTYFAVWAPNARQVSVIGNFNGWNRDAHYLNPRWDSSGIWEGFIPDIGVGEVYKYFIRSSSGEELEKSDPYALRWELPPHTASIVWDTWYEWTDEEWMQSRFERNGLKKPWSVYEVHLGSWMRSPDSPEEFLGYRLVADKLVPYIKEMGFTHIEFMPLMEHPYYPSWGYQVTGYFAASSRYGTPQDLMYLIEQLHNNNIGIILDWVPSHFPGDMHGLFRFDGSHLYEHSNEKEGFHPDWKSYIFNYGRNEVRSFLISNALFWIDRYHVDGLRVDAVASMLYRDYSRKEGEWIPNEFGGRENLEAISFLKELNVAVYGQFPDVQTIAEESTAFPRVSKPVFTGGLGFGMKWMMGWMNDTLKYFSQDPIHRRYFHGDITFSTVYAFTENFMLPLSHDEVVHGKKSLIYKMPGDEWQKFANLRLLYTYMFTHPGTKLIFMGGEFGQTNEWNFEQSLDWHLLQFKPHQGIKEVVKELNSLYRSEGALYEKNFEWEGFRWIESGDAENSVLVYSRKGEIAEEKLVIVLNLTPVPRYNYRVGLPYHGDWQVIFNSDEEKYYGSGFDLNYAITTQQVPWQGREQSAVLHLPPLSGLILKRFNRNAKFW; this is translated from the coding sequence AAGTTCAGATACTTCTTTACAAAACAATGTCAGATCATATTCCCGTTTAACTGACTATGATATTCATCTGTTTAAAGCAGGTAAACATTATAAGCTGTATGAAAAACTTGGGTCGCATGTTGTAGAACCAGACGGCGACAGAACCGGAACATATTTTGCAGTTTGGGCCCCAAACGCCCGGCAAGTTTCTGTTATCGGGAATTTTAATGGCTGGAACAGGGACGCTCATTATCTGAATCCGCGTTGGGATAGCTCGGGTATATGGGAAGGATTCATCCCCGACATAGGTGTTGGTGAGGTTTATAAATATTTTATCCGCTCCAGTTCTGGTGAAGAACTGGAGAAGTCAGATCCTTATGCGCTTAGGTGGGAGTTGCCACCTCATACTGCATCGATTGTCTGGGACACCTGGTATGAATGGACAGACGAGGAATGGATGCAAAGCCGATTTGAAAGAAACGGGCTGAAGAAACCCTGGTCAGTTTATGAAGTTCATTTAGGCTCCTGGATGCGCAGTCCTGATTCTCCTGAAGAGTTTCTTGGTTATCGGCTCGTTGCCGATAAGCTCGTGCCTTACATAAAGGAAATGGGGTTCACGCACATTGAATTTATGCCTCTTATGGAGCATCCGTATTATCCCTCATGGGGATACCAGGTAACAGGCTACTTTGCTGCCTCATCACGGTATGGAACTCCCCAGGACCTAATGTATCTCATTGAACAACTCCATAATAATAACATTGGGATAATTCTCGACTGGGTACCCTCTCACTTTCCGGGAGATATGCATGGGCTGTTCCGTTTTGACGGTTCTCATCTTTATGAGCACTCCAATGAAAAAGAAGGTTTTCATCCCGACTGGAAATCTTATATTTTTAATTATGGAAGAAATGAGGTGAGGTCTTTTCTTATAAGTAACGCCTTGTTCTGGATCGATCGTTATCATGTTGATGGATTAAGAGTTGATGCCGTTGCTTCCATGCTATACAGGGATTATTCGCGAAAGGAAGGGGAGTGGATCCCAAATGAATTTGGAGGACGTGAAAACCTTGAGGCAATTAGCTTTTTAAAGGAGCTGAATGTTGCGGTATACGGACAATTCCCCGATGTGCAAACTATTGCAGAAGAGTCCACAGCTTTTCCCAGGGTAAGCAAACCGGTATTTACCGGAGGCCTTGGCTTCGGCATGAAATGGATGATGGGTTGGATGAATGATACGCTGAAGTACTTTAGCCAGGACCCTATTCACCGGCGGTATTTTCATGGCGACATCACTTTCAGCACTGTTTATGCCTTTACAGAGAACTTCATGCTTCCTTTATCGCATGATGAGGTAGTGCATGGTAAGAAATCACTGATATACAAGATGCCTGGCGACGAATGGCAGAAATTTGCTAATTTAAGGCTGCTTTATACGTACATGTTTACGCATCCCGGCACTAAACTCATATTTATGGGTGGCGAATTTGGTCAGACCAACGAGTGGAATTTTGAGCAATCGCTGGACTGGCATCTGTTACAGTTCAAACCACATCAGGGAATAAAAGAAGTTGTGAAGGAATTAAATTCGTTATATCGCTCAGAAGGGGCATTATATGAAAAGAATTTTGAGTGGGAAGGATTCAGATGGATAGAATCTGGTGATGCAGAAAATTCGGTACTCGTGTACAGTCGCAAAGGTGAAATAGCAGAGGAGAAGCTGGTTATAGTGCTTAACCTGACGCCTGTACCGCGTTATAACTATCGCGTTGGCTTGCCTTATCATGGCGACTGGCAGGTAATCTTTAATTCGGACGAAGAGAAGTATTACGGCAGCGGATTCGACCTGAATTACGCAATAACTACGCAACAGGTTCCCTGGCAGGGGAGAGAGCAATCTGCAGTATTGCATTTACCTCCATTATCGGGCCTTATATTGAAAAGGTTTAACAGAAACGCCAAGTTCTGGTAG